The Nitrosopumilus cobalaminigenes genome contains a region encoding:
- a CDS encoding bifunctional nuclease family protein, with protein sequence MEIDQAQEPDYDSVKINYVGFVDPYAVEGMVVLKADNGKEFHMRAFSGEVAKHISSFSETQGEAPPSIYKMIEEICEQSELVLVKVKIYESGEVLRANLYFTGKTDLVLRNYRASDAMALGAFYKIPILVRKNLLKESVEAE encoded by the coding sequence ATGGAAATCGATCAAGCACAAGAGCCTGATTATGACTCTGTAAAAATCAATTATGTCGGATTTGTTGATCCTTACGCTGTTGAAGGAATGGTTGTTCTAAAGGCAGATAATGGAAAAGAATTCCATATGCGTGCATTTTCTGGTGAAGTTGCAAAACACATCTCAAGTTTTAGTGAAACTCAAGGTGAGGCACCTCCGTCAATTTACAAAATGATTGAAGAGATTTGTGAGCAAAGCGAACTGGTATTGGTCAAAGTGAAAATTTATGAAAGCGGTGAGGTGTTACGTGCAAATCTATACTTTACAGGTAAAACTGACCTTGTTTTGAGAAATTATCGTGCATCTGATGCAATGGCTTTGGGGGCATTTTACAAAATTCCAATCCTTGTTAGGAAAAATCTTCTCAAAGAAAGTGTAGAGGCAGAATAG
- a CDS encoding formate--phosphoribosylaminoimidazolecarboxamide ligase family protein — MIKSSEIKKIVNDYSDVKIGVLGSHSALEIMDGAKDEDFQTRVFCQKGREGPYQRFGRIADEITVLDKFKDMASAKYQKELRDSNTIIVPHRSLTVYLGYKTIENSFKVPIFGNRKLFQAEERTAKKGQYYLLEKARIKYPKLFKDPKRINKPCIVKVQEKKRPLERAFFTVSSHKDYVQKSEEKIKQGVIARKDLQQASIEELAIGTYMNFNFFHTPISNQVDFIGIERRLQTNIHDYNALPAREQLEIDIDLQNIEVGHTPASIRESLLEKVLRMGDKFVAAVKKEYAPGIIGPFSLQSVITKDLELIVYDVSLRVPGNPIVATTSPYTKYQYGQTFGVGRRIAMEIKRAQEEDRLDEIVT, encoded by the coding sequence GTGATTAAGAGTTCTGAGATCAAAAAGATAGTCAACGATTATTCTGATGTGAAAATCGGAGTTCTTGGTAGTCACTCTGCACTTGAAATTATGGATGGTGCAAAAGATGAAGATTTCCAAACCAGAGTCTTTTGTCAAAAAGGACGAGAAGGACCTTACCAAAGATTTGGCAGAATTGCTGATGAGATTACAGTACTTGATAAATTCAAGGATATGGCATCAGCAAAATATCAAAAAGAATTACGAGATTCAAATACAATCATAGTCCCACATAGATCACTTACAGTCTATTTAGGTTACAAAACAATTGAGAACTCGTTCAAAGTTCCAATATTTGGAAATAGAAAACTATTCCAAGCTGAGGAAAGAACGGCAAAAAAAGGTCAATACTATCTTTTAGAAAAAGCCAGAATAAAATATCCCAAATTATTCAAGGATCCTAAACGAATCAACAAGCCATGTATTGTCAAAGTACAAGAAAAAAAGAGACCATTAGAAAGAGCATTCTTTACAGTTTCATCTCACAAAGATTATGTACAAAAATCTGAAGAGAAAATAAAACAAGGGGTAATTGCCAGAAAAGATCTTCAGCAAGCAAGTATTGAAGAATTAGCAATTGGAACATACATGAATTTTAATTTCTTCCACACACCAATTTCAAACCAAGTAGATTTTATTGGGATTGAAAGAAGATTACAAACTAACATCCATGATTACAATGCACTTCCAGCAAGGGAACAATTGGAAATAGATATTGATTTACAAAATATTGAAGTAGGTCACACACCGGCCAGCATACGAGAGTCACTACTTGAAAAAGTACTCAGAATGGGAGACAAATTTGTTGCAGCAGTCAAAAAAGAATACGCCCCAGGAATCATAGGGCCATTTTCACTACAAAGTGTAATTACAAAAGATTTGGAATTAATCGTATATGATGTCTCATTAAGAGTTCCAGGGAATCCAATTGTAGCTACAACTAGCCCATACACAAAATATCAATATGGACAAACATTTGGAGTCGGCAGAAGAATTGCCATGGAGATTAAACGAGCTCAAGAAGAAGACAGACTCGATGAAATAGTTACATAG